A stretch of Methanococcus voltae DNA encodes these proteins:
- a CDS encoding DUF2116 family Zn-ribbon domain-containing protein — protein sequence MEQHKHCINCGISIPPEEDFCSTKCKEEFAKRRKKMLRSQLLMFGAFVIVFGALILSKYMN from the coding sequence ATGGAACAACATAAACATTGTATAAATTGCGGGATATCAATACCTCCAGAAGAAGACTTTTGTTCAACAAAATGTAAGGAAGAGTTTGCCAAAAGAAGAAAAAAGATGTTAAGAAGCCAGCTTTTAATGTTTGGTGCATTTGTTATCGTATTTGGTGCTTTAATACTTTCAAAATATATGAATTAA
- the tsaA gene encoding tRNA (N6-threonylcarbamoyladenosine(37)-N6)-methyltransferase TrmO, which translates to MSNTNLKKYNIYQIGTFLKGNENNNDKDYVEINKDYLTCMEGLKVDDKITLLFWFDKSDNEEKRSVMRVHPRGNVNIPERGVFATRSPMRPNPIALYDIDIANIDFEKGIIYLKEEIDAFNETPLIDIKISKNCVDFKKYEKNETNKE; encoded by the coding sequence ATGAGTAATACTAATTTAAAAAAATATAATATCTACCAAATTGGGACATTTTTAAAAGGAAATGAAAATAACAACGATAAAGATTATGTTGAAATAAATAAAGATTATTTAACGTGTATGGAAGGTTTAAAAGTTGATGATAAAATTACACTCCTTTTCTGGTTTGATAAATCCGACAATGAAGAAAAAAGAAGCGTTATGAGAGTACACCCTCGAGGAAATGTTAATATACCTGAAAGAGGAGTATTTGCAACTCGTTCACCTATGAGACCTAATCCTATAGCATTATACGACATTGATATAGCAAATATCGATTTTGAAAAAGGTATAATTTATTTAAAAGAAGAAATTGACGCTTTTAACGAAACGCCATTGATTGACATTAAAATAAGCAAAAATTGTGTAGATTTTAAGAAATATGAAAAAAATGAAACTAATAAAGAATAA
- the pyrH gene encoding UMP kinase, which translates to MRVVFALGGSVLMPKEGATKENIASYAETFKKLKDEGHEISVIIGGGNTARQYISIAREFTNDAFCDEIGIMSTRLNSMLLISALGNYAVKNVPTSFKEAETILNLNKIVVMGGTHPAHTTDAVSASLAEFLDADLLVIATNVDGVYTNDPRVDSDAKKLKEMTISELLEITGNCSISAGSSSVVDPLASKIIDRAKLKTIVVKGTPSEIIGSINGNHDGTIILP; encoded by the coding sequence ATGAGAGTTGTATTTGCATTAGGCGGTTCTGTATTAATGCCCAAAGAAGGGGCTACAAAAGAAAATATTGCATCTTATGCCGAAACCTTCAAAAAGCTAAAAGATGAAGGTCATGAAATTTCCGTTATTATCGGCGGAGGAAACACGGCAAGACAGTACATTTCCATCGCAAGAGAGTTTACAAACGATGCTTTTTGTGATGAAATAGGGATTATGTCAACTCGATTAAATAGTATGCTTTTAATATCTGCGTTAGGTAATTACGCTGTTAAAAACGTTCCTACAAGCTTTAAAGAAGCTGAAACTATTTTAAATTTAAATAAAATTGTTGTAATGGGCGGTACGCACCCGGCACACACCACAGATGCGGTTTCTGCATCGTTGGCTGAGTTTTTAGATGCTGATTTATTAGTAATAGCTACAAACGTGGATGGCGTATATACAAACGACCCACGTGTTGATTCAGATGCTAAAAAATTAAAAGAAATGACAATTTCAGAACTATTGGAAATTACAGGTAATTGTTCAATTTCTGCAGGTTCTTCAAGTGTTGTTGACCCACTTGCATCTAAAATAATTGATAGGGCAAAATTAAAAACAATTGTGGTCAAAGGAACACCTTCTGAGATTATTGGTTCAATCAACGGCAATCACGATGGTACTATTATATTACCATAA
- a CDS encoding S26 family signal peptidase — translation MERGDFVLVENAGLEFHLNDLKTGDVVIYDAHWIPELGNYPSQVITYENYKYGIYSDSENIKPVIHRIIGNYTSNKGDIYYIIKGDNNQDKDPELVKPEQIKKRVLTISGNLLVLPKVGYLSIYVKENVLLVALFIGLMFLYEYRKSIIGIFRS, via the coding sequence ATGGAACGAGGAGATTTCGTTTTAGTTGAAAATGCAGGTTTGGAATTCCATTTAAACGATTTAAAAACCGGAGACGTCGTTATTTACGATGCACACTGGATACCAGAATTGGGTAATTACCCCAGCCAAGTAATAACTTATGAAAATTATAAATACGGTATTTATTCAGATAGCGAAAACATTAAACCTGTAATACACAGGATTATAGGGAATTATACGAGTAATAAGGGAGACATATACTATATTATTAAAGGAGATAATAACCAAGATAAAGACCCCGAACTCGTTAAACCTGAACAAATTAAAAAGAGAGTTTTAACTATAAGTGGTAATTTGTTGGTTCTTCCTAAAGTGGGTTATTTATCCATTTATGTAAAAGAAAACGTGTTATTAGTAGCTTTATTCATAGGGTTAATGTTCCTTTACGAATATAGAAAAAGTATAATTGGCATATTTAGAAGTTAA
- a CDS encoding histone family protein: MAEIPVAPVVRILKKAGAERVSEGAAKLFVEELESIAMDIAKEAAELSRHAGRKTVKVEDIKMVLKR, encoded by the coding sequence ATGGCAGAAATTCCAGTAGCTCCAGTAGTGAGAATATTAAAAAAAGCAGGCGCTGAAAGAGTAAGTGAAGGTGCAGCAAAATTATTCGTAGAAGAATTAGAATCAATCGCAATGGATATTGCAAAAGAAGCAGCAGAATTATCAAGACACGCTGGAAGAAAAACCGTTAAAGTAGAAGACATCAAAATGGTTTTAAAAAGATAA